A single region of the Neisseria zoodegmatis genome encodes:
- a CDS encoding amidohydrolase: protein MMTTQIDTIFYNGEFTTLDRSKPVAQAVAVADGKFAAVGSNSEILAMAGENTRRIDLQGRSVLPGLFDNHTHIIRGGLNYNMELRWDGVRSLADAMAMLKAQVDITPAPQWVRVVGGFTEHQFIEKRLPTIEEINAVAPDTPVFILHLYDRALLNAAALRAVGYTKDTPEPPGGEIKRDSKGNPTGLLLAKPNAMILYSTLAKGPKLPFDYQVNSTRHFMRELNRLGVTSVIDAGGGFQNYPDDYEVIRKLAEENQLTVRIAYNLFTQKPKEEKEDFLKWTSSVTYKQGDDYFRHNGAGEMLVFSAADFEDFRQPRPEMPPEMEGELEEVVRILAQNKWPWRMHATYDETITRALDVFEKVNRDIPLEGINWFFDHAETVSQKSIDRIAELGGGIAVQHRMAYQGEYFAERYGTAAAANTPPVKRILESGVKVSAGTDATRVASYNPWVSLSWLISGKTVGGMKLYPQANLLDRETALRMWTENVAWFSNEVGKRGRIEVGHLADMMVPSKDFFSVPEDEIPFLTSDLTVVGGRVVYGAGSFSDLDTPPPPAMPDWSPVHKYRGYGAWGDPEGAGKNSLAPLRQQAIASCSCASACGLHGHDHARAWASSAPVSDLQGFFGALGCSCWAV from the coding sequence ATGATGACGACACAAATCGACACAATTTTCTATAACGGCGAATTTACGACTTTAGACCGCTCCAAGCCGGTTGCCCAAGCCGTTGCCGTTGCCGACGGAAAATTTGCCGCAGTCGGCAGCAACAGCGAAATTTTAGCGATGGCGGGCGAAAATACCCGCCGCATCGACCTGCAAGGCCGCAGCGTTTTACCCGGCCTTTTCGATAACCACACCCATATCATCCGCGGCGGCCTCAATTACAATATGGAATTGCGTTGGGACGGCGTGCGTTCGCTGGCCGATGCCATGGCCATGCTCAAAGCACAAGTCGATATTACGCCTGCGCCGCAATGGGTTCGCGTGGTCGGCGGTTTTACCGAGCACCAATTCATCGAAAAACGCCTGCCCACCATTGAAGAAATCAATGCGGTTGCACCCGATACACCGGTGTTCATCCTGCATTTATACGACCGTGCTTTGCTCAATGCAGCCGCATTACGCGCCGTCGGCTACACCAAAGACACTCCCGAACCGCCCGGAGGCGAAATCAAACGCGATTCGAAAGGCAATCCCACCGGCCTGTTGCTGGCCAAACCGAATGCCATGATTCTGTATTCGACTCTGGCAAAAGGCCCCAAACTGCCGTTTGATTACCAAGTCAACTCCACCCGCCATTTCATGCGCGAGCTGAACCGTTTGGGCGTAACCAGTGTGATTGATGCCGGCGGCGGTTTCCAAAATTATCCCGACGATTACGAAGTGATCCGCAAGTTGGCCGAAGAAAACCAGCTTACCGTACGCATCGCCTATAACCTCTTTACGCAAAAACCGAAAGAGGAAAAAGAAGACTTCCTCAAATGGACGTCTTCGGTTACCTACAAACAGGGCGACGATTATTTCCGTCACAACGGTGCCGGCGAGATGTTGGTGTTTTCTGCCGCCGACTTTGAAGATTTCCGCCAGCCCCGCCCCGAGATGCCGCCTGAAATGGAAGGCGAATTGGAAGAAGTGGTACGCATTTTGGCGCAAAACAAATGGCCGTGGCGTATGCACGCGACTTATGATGAAACCATTACCCGTGCCTTGGATGTATTTGAAAAGGTTAACCGCGATATTCCGCTGGAAGGCATCAACTGGTTCTTCGACCATGCCGAAACCGTGTCGCAAAAATCCATCGACCGTATTGCCGAGCTGGGCGGCGGTATCGCCGTGCAGCACCGCATGGCCTATCAAGGCGAATACTTTGCCGAGCGCTACGGTACGGCTGCCGCGGCCAACACGCCGCCGGTGAAACGCATTCTCGAAAGCGGCGTGAAAGTGTCGGCCGGCACCGATGCCACCCGTGTGGCTTCTTACAACCCGTGGGTATCCTTATCGTGGTTGATCAGCGGCAAAACCGTCGGCGGTATGAAACTCTATCCGCAAGCCAATTTGCTCGACCGCGAAACCGCTTTGCGCATGTGGACGGAAAACGTGGCTTGGTTCTCTAACGAAGTCGGCAAGCGCGGCCGCATCGAAGTAGGCCATTTGGCCGACATGATGGTGCCGAGCAAAGACTTTTTCAGCGTGCCGGAAGACGAAATCCCGTTCTTGACCTCAGATCTGACCGTAGTTGGCGGTCGTGTTGTTTACGGCGCAGGCAGCTTCTCTGATTTGGACACCCCGCCGCCGCCCGCCATGCCCGATTGGTCGCCGGTACACAAATACCGCGGCTACGGCGCATGGGGCGACCCCGAAGGTGCCGGTAAAAACTCGCTCGCACCGCTGCGCCAACAAGCCATCGCTTCATGCAGTTGCGCCAGCGCGTGCGGTCTGCACGGCCACGATCATGCCCGCGCATGGGCATCGTCGGCACCCGTTTCAGATCTGCAAGGTTTCTTCGGCGCACTCGG
- a CDS encoding pirin family protein produces MQTVYHPADSRGFANHGWLKSAHTFSFANYYDPERMGFGVLRVINDDFVEGGQGFGTHPHRDMEIISVPLSGDLAHRDSMGNGSIIKNGDVQVMSAGTGVTHSEMNANRDQAVKFLQIWVLPRKNNVAPRYQQITIANEAKPNDFQQILSPNADDAGVWIHQNAWFSLARFSDGTQKRYDVKREGNGVYVFVIKGKAKVGGIELGERDGLGLWETDGFDVEALGDAEILLMDVPMDVEANINQLH; encoded by the coding sequence ATGCAAACTGTATACCATCCGGCCGATTCACGCGGCTTTGCTAATCACGGTTGGCTGAAAAGCGCACACACTTTCAGCTTCGCCAACTATTACGACCCCGAGCGCATGGGCTTCGGCGTACTGCGTGTGATTAATGATGATTTTGTAGAAGGCGGCCAAGGCTTCGGCACCCACCCGCACCGCGACATGGAAATCATTTCCGTGCCTTTGAGCGGCGATTTGGCCCACCGCGACAGCATGGGCAACGGCAGCATCATCAAAAACGGTGATGTGCAGGTTATGTCGGCCGGTACCGGCGTTACCCACAGCGAAATGAACGCCAACCGCGACCAAGCTGTGAAATTCCTGCAAATTTGGGTGTTGCCCCGCAAAAACAACGTAGCGCCCCGCTATCAGCAAATCACGATTGCCAACGAAGCCAAACCTAACGACTTCCAGCAAATCCTGTCTCCCAATGCTGATGACGCAGGCGTGTGGATTCACCAAAACGCTTGGTTCTCGCTGGCACGTTTTTCAGACGGCACCCAAAAACGTTACGACGTAAAACGCGAAGGCAACGGCGTGTATGTGTTTGTGATTAAAGGTAAAGCCAAAGTAGGCGGTATCGAGTTGGGCGAGCGCGACGGCTTGGGCTTGTGGGAAACCGACGGCTTTGACGTAGAGGCTTTGGGCGATGCGGAAATCCTGTTGATGGACGTACCGATGGATGTAGAAGCCAATATCAACCAGTTACACTAA
- a CDS encoding DUF1427 family protein, whose protein sequence is MKLYVFSFGAGILVGVVYYLLNVRSPAPPVVALLGLLGMLLGEQMIPLSKQFFSPQTSISQTAHSQDQNHNKE, encoded by the coding sequence ATGAAGTTGTATGTGTTTTCTTTCGGAGCCGGAATATTGGTTGGTGTGGTTTACTACCTGCTTAATGTACGCTCTCCCGCGCCGCCCGTAGTGGCCTTGCTGGGGCTTTTGGGCATGTTACTGGGCGAACAAATGATTCCGCTCTCCAAACAATTTTTTTCTCCGCAAACATCTATCTCCCAAACCGCACACTCACAAGACCAGAATCACAATAAGGAGTAA
- a CDS encoding nitroreductase family protein — translation MSVVQTLQQAAENRRSVYALNKNLPVNKEEVVKIVEHAVKHTPSAFNSQSTRFVVLFGAEHEKLWDITIAELRKIVPAENFQATEDKLNMFKAAAGSVLFFEDENVVKGLQEQFPAYAAGFPVWAGHSDAMSQYAIWTALAAVNVGANLQHYTPIIDAEVAKTWNLPANWKMSAQLVFGGITEPAGDKSFAPVEDRLKVYGL, via the coding sequence ATGTCTGTTGTACAAACTTTGCAGCAAGCTGCTGAGAACCGCCGTTCTGTTTACGCGCTGAACAAAAATCTGCCCGTAAACAAAGAAGAAGTAGTAAAAATCGTTGAGCACGCTGTAAAACACACACCGTCTGCGTTCAACTCGCAATCTACCCGTTTCGTTGTGTTATTCGGTGCCGAACATGAAAAACTGTGGGACATCACCATTGCCGAACTGCGCAAAATCGTTCCCGCTGAAAACTTCCAAGCTACCGAAGACAAACTGAACATGTTTAAAGCGGCTGCCGGCAGCGTGTTGTTCTTTGAAGATGAAAATGTTGTTAAAGGCCTGCAAGAGCAGTTCCCTGCTTATGCCGCCGGTTTCCCCGTATGGGCAGGTCACAGCGATGCCATGAGCCAATACGCTATTTGGACTGCGCTGGCTGCGGTAAACGTAGGTGCCAACCTGCAACACTACACCCCGATTATTGATGCCGAAGTGGCTAAAACTTGGAATCTGCCGGCCAACTGGAAAATGAGCGCTCAACTCGTATTCGGCGGCATCACCGAGCCTGCTGGCGATAAATCTTTTGCTCCCGTAGAAGACCGCCTGAAAGTTTACGGCCTGTAA
- a CDS encoding hydrolase, which produces MSNKFLDLLTPENSQLIFIDHQPQMAFGVQSIDRQTLKNNVVALAKSAKVFNIPTIITTVETEGFSGHTYPELLSVFPENKILERTSMNSWDDQNVRDALAANGRKKVIVAGLWTEVCNLGFALAAAAEGNYDIYMVADASGGTTVEAHEYAMQRMIQAGIIPVTWQQVLLEWQRDWARKETYDAVLDIVKEHSGAYGMGVDYAYTMVHKAPERVQHGERIGPNPAK; this is translated from the coding sequence ATGTCAAACAAATTTTTAGACTTGTTAACCCCTGAAAACAGCCAGCTGATTTTCATCGACCACCAGCCGCAAATGGCCTTCGGCGTACAATCTATCGACCGCCAAACCCTGAAAAACAATGTGGTTGCATTGGCCAAATCAGCCAAAGTATTCAACATCCCCACCATCATCACCACTGTTGAAACCGAAGGTTTCTCCGGCCACACTTACCCTGAATTGTTGAGCGTATTCCCAGAGAACAAAATTCTCGAACGCACTTCAATGAACTCTTGGGACGACCAAAACGTACGTGATGCTTTGGCTGCAAACGGCCGTAAAAAAGTTATCGTAGCAGGCTTGTGGACAGAAGTATGTAACTTGGGCTTTGCTCTGGCTGCTGCTGCCGAAGGCAACTATGATATCTACATGGTGGCAGATGCATCAGGCGGCACAACGGTAGAAGCGCACGAATACGCTATGCAACGCATGATTCAAGCGGGCATTATTCCGGTAACTTGGCAACAGGTTTTGCTCGAATGGCAACGTGACTGGGCCCGTAAAGAAACCTACGATGCCGTATTGGATATCGTAAAAGAACATTCCGGTGCATACGGCATGGGTGTGGATTACGCCTACACTATGGTTCACAAAGCGCCCGAGCGCGTGCAACACGGCGAACGCATCGGCCCTAACCCTGCCAAGTAA